CCCGAGCGTACATATCCCAATAAGGAGCCCCAAGCCCAACGAAAGCAGGAACGATGTAGACACCCGCTGAGTCTGGAACACTGAACGCAATCTGTTCCGTTTCTGCAGCATTTTCGATCATTCTGAGCTCATCTCTCAACCATTGTATAGCCGCACCCGCGATGAAAACACTTCCCTCCAAAGCGTACGAGACTGCATCATTCAGCTTCCAAGCGATGGTGGTGAGCAGGCCAGATTCAGATGGTACCGGTTTTTCACCAACATTCATGAGTATGAAACAACCTGTGCCATAGGTGTTTTTGACCATGCCAGGGTGTACACACATCTGTCCAAACAGAGCAGCTTGCTGATCTCCGACATCCGCAGATATGGCTATTTCAACCCCGAAAATATCTTTTTCGGTGTATCCGTACACGAAGCTTGAGGGCAACACTTCAGGTAAAACCGAGCGAGGCACGCCGAAGATTTCCAAAAGTTCCTCGTCCCACGTGAGTGTGTTTATGTTGAACAGCATCGTTCTGGATGCGTTCGACACGTCCGTTGCATGCACTCTTCCACCCGTGAGGTTCCAGATGAGCCAGCTATCGACTGTACCGAAAGCGATCTCGCCTTTCTTCGCTTTCTCAAAAACACCAGGCACATTTTGAAGGATCCATTGAAGCTTCGTTGCGGAGAAGTATGCATCCACGACTAGTCCCGTTTTACTCTTTATCGTGCTCTCAAGACCCCTCACTTTGAGTTGATCACAGAGCTCTGCAGTCCTTCTGCACTGCCAAACTATGGCGTTGTAAACCGGTTTCCCTGTTCTCTTATCCCACACGATCGTGGTTTCTCTCTGATTCGTGATGCCTATGGCGGCGATCTGGTTCGGTTCAATGTTCGTCATACGCAACAGTTTTCTTGCAACACTCAGTTGAGATTCGAGTATATCGTATGGATCGTGTTCGACCCATCCGGGTTTAGGATAGATCTGGGCGAATTCTTGGTTCACCATACCAACCACGTCACCGTTTGAATCGAAGAGTATCGCACGCGAACTCGTTGTGCCTTGATCGAGCGCCAAAATGTAGCGTTGCATCGTCTACACACCCCCATCGATAAATCAAAAAAGACCACACCCCAAAGGGGCATGGTCTTCTCTCCTCTTCTCCGCCACACCGTTTTTATTTTATAACATGAGCCGTGCTAAATGAACATCCTCGTCCTTCGTCTGTAGTTCAGATACTCTTCACCGAACTCTTCCATGAGTTTTTTCTCTTCAACGAGCGCACGATGAACGAACGCGATCGCAGGAAATACGAATATAAAAATAGAGGAAGGTACATGCTGAAAGACGATAGCTAAGCCGAGGAATGAAATGATCTCACCTGTGTAACTGGGATGTCTGATATATCTGTAGATGCCTTTATAAACGAGCTTTCTCTCTTTCGCAACCACTATATCCGCTGAGAAATTCTTACCGAGTGTGAGGATCGCGATGAACCTGAGAATCACCCCAAAACAAAGCACGATCGTTCCAAGAATTTGGTAAAAGCCAAACTCCCTGCTACGCCACGTGTTTCTGAAACTTTCCGGAGAGATAGCCAAGATGACCCCAAGTGAGATGAGCACAGTCATGATGAATTTACTCTTCTTGTCCAGAACTTTGTGATACTCGTTTCTCTTGAGAACAAGAACATAAAAATCCATGATCCACCAGGCAAAAACTATCAACCAAAACGCCAGTTTCATCCAAACATTCCTCACATTCTTTCAAGATATTCGAGTGCTTCTTTCACATTTTCTTCGTGCGCCTTAATGAACAATTGGTGTGGCTTGGTCGATAAAACTTTCAAAAACATCTTCCTCGCTTCCTCTTTGTGCCCAAACTTCAAATGATAAATGCCCAAATACAAGTACACTCCAGAATAATCTGGGATATACTCGGTAGCCTTCTCAAGATAAAATCTCGCTTTTTTGTGATCGTTGAAAGGCCAAGGTGGGCTCATGTATCTGATCCCAAAACCCATCAGTGCTAGACCCAAATAGAGTGGTTCGTCCAAAAGATCGACGGCTTTCTGCATGTGATGATCGAAATCCTTCAACATAGAAAGCTTTCGAAAAACGTCCACATGTTCCATGAGTCTTGAAATGGCTAAGGCGTACAGATAATGAGCTTTCCCAACGTTGACGTCCATCGATAGGATTTCTTTTATAATTTTCAAAGACGTTTCGAGATGTTTCTTCTTTTCTTTCGCATCGCTCGAGAGCATCGCACGCTCGATCAATGCCTCAGCCAACAGCAATTTGTGTTCGATACCATCTGCTTTTTCTTTCAAGACGACTTCCTGCAGCTCATCTATCAATCGTTCTATCGTTTCGACATCCTGCAGGCTCCTTGCCGTTGAAAAGCGATACCAATATTCTTTTTGGTCTGAAACCTGAGAAAGAACGGTAATGTTCGACACGAGCATCATGAACACAAGAAGAAAGAATTTAAGCATCATGGCACCTCATCCCAATCGAAGCTCCAGTCTATTTGAAATGTTATCATACATTTCTTTATTCCAATCCTATAATTTTTGCATTCTGTACTATGATCGCCGTTGTTAGGTAATGAAACTTTCCTGGAAGATGCCACTACCGGAAGGAAGATGGAAAATTGAAACACGAATTTGGATTTCGAGTCGTTCAGATCAAGTTAGGTTTCATTTCCCTTCGCCAAAAGTAACGAAGTTCGCACCTTTCATCCATGAAGGGTCAGTATAATAGAGTTGGAGTTTTGGAGATCCTCTTTCACAGGGAGTGTTAGAAATGAGTTGGATTGTGGGTAAAAAGGAACAAGAGATCGTCAATCTCGTGCGAGAACATCTCAACAGAATCAGTGAAACGCTGGCCAGTTTGACCGATCTGCTCGAAGCTTACCTTTCTCAACAGTTCGAGCGCATCGGTGAGCTGGCCGAAGAGGTCCGAAGGTTGGAACACGAAGCCGATATCGTTAGGAGACAA
This DNA window, taken from Pseudothermotoga sp., encodes the following:
- the glpK gene encoding glycerol kinase GlpK, whose product is MQRYILALDQGTTSSRAILFDSNGDVVGMVNQEFAQIYPKPGWVEHDPYDILESQLSVARKLLRMTNIEPNQIAAIGITNQRETTIVWDKRTGKPVYNAIVWQCRRTAELCDQLKVRGLESTIKSKTGLVVDAYFSATKLQWILQNVPGVFEKAKKGEIAFGTVDSWLIWNLTGGRVHATDVSNASRTMLFNINTLTWDEELLEIFGVPRSVLPEVLPSSFVYGYTEKDIFGVEIAISADVGDQQAALFGQMCVHPGMVKNTYGTGCFILMNVGEKPVPSESGLLTTIAWKLNDAVSYALEGSVFIAGAAIQWLRDELRMIENAAETEQIAFSVPDSAGVYIVPAFVGLGAPYWDMYARGAILGLTRGSRKEHIVRAVLESIAYQTRDVIEVMCKECQKQLKSLRVDGGASKNNFLMQFQADILNVPVERPKINETTALGAAYLAGLAVGYWDSLDQIESQWQLDRKFVPNMDEEKRQRLYKGWKKAVERSRRWLEA
- a CDS encoding isoprenylcysteine carboxylmethyltransferase family protein; translated protein: MKLAFWLIVFAWWIMDFYVLVLKRNEYHKVLDKKSKFIMTVLISLGVILAISPESFRNTWRSREFGFYQILGTIVLCFGVILRFIAILTLGKNFSADIVVAKERKLVYKGIYRYIRHPSYTGEIISFLGLAIVFQHVPSSIFIFVFPAIAFVHRALVEEKKLMEEFGEEYLNYRRRTRMFI